The DNA segment ATAATTTATCTAAATTTGTTATCTGCGCCCATGATTGTAACATATTCTTTGCTAGAAAAGATTCGGCCAATATTTTACCACTCGCAAGCTTCGTGAACTTGTAGAAGAGCCCGTGATCACTACTATTGGTCCGTGTGCAATTAATTGAGAGAAATGAGTGAAAACATTTAGACTTATTTTTCCTGAACACTTGCATCGGAACGATCATGTCGATAATCTTTGCTCAAAAGCGCTGAAGGAATTATGTATGCTGAATATAAATTGCCATTTATTCCCCACCAGAGTTAAACAGCTTTTATATCATTCCTTGTTTCACTCGGTGCTCCATTACTGTGCACTGGCGTGGGCAAACACTAGTTTACAAAACTTAATCTTGCTCTAAAAAAGACAGTTCGAGCAATATAAAATGTTCCATTgaatgaatatacaaaaaaattttttaacAGATACACAGTAATGAAAGCGGCCAAGATATACAAATAGTAGAAAGTACTAAAAGGCTACACTGGAGCGGCACTGGaacggtacaggggaaactaGATTCATTCCTCTCACTCGCTAATCTCCGCAAACAAGAGGACATCTACCCTCATCGCCATCAACTACCATGGAAAATTCCTATCGCACACACAACCTAGGGCTGCCATCGCGTGGATTAGTCTCCCCCGCACACTAAATGATTTGGCAAAGCAACACATACATGTAATGGTACTGAACAAAAGTGGCAATATGGGGTTGTTTCTGTAACGACCCTTAGCTGAAACTAGAgactctttttgtttgtttttaattccACTTTTTCTCTGTCATTTTACGTACTGTTTCAAGCAAGTAGAATGAAACTCTAAAGCATTACAGTGCTGTCATGGTTTGCTGGGTGGCTGTAGCCTTGTCAAGCTGCTACTGTGCAGCTTCTTCTCCTGCCCTCCATTTTTGTCAACGAAGCTGGTCTTAGTGAGAATGAAATATATTGTATGAATGAATGCACTTTTATTGCTATTTGACGTTTGGTGTGTTACCCTAAATTGTAAAAATTAATTATACAGTAATCGTAGATTTATTTATATAttgaggaatttttttttgcatttctgcaATGTAGCGACTAGTAACAACAAATTACTGGAAATTCCTAACTTTTTCCTCACGTTTTTATTGCCTAGCAATTACTGGGATAAGACCGTAGTTTCCCCAAAACAACAAATCGCAAAGGATAGAAACCTGCGCAGACTTTGTGCAGCGCTTGCCTTTCCTTATGTGAGGTATGTCTATTTAGATAAAAACGAATGCGCATCCAGAGAATTACATAAGAACCGGATCTCGCATAAAAAGATCCACTGCTAAGTAGCACCGCTCTACAAAACTACGCGTTGATATATCTCTGCAAATTGTATAGGTTCAAACAAGGCGGCTAATTATAGATGGTTAATAAACTTTTACGTACAAGCGCCTCGCTTCCCGCTCTTGTTCACACGGTAGGAGTACTCGGGCATAATGGCGCCCAAGTGGTGTTTTAAACAAGCACCATAAGCGTAGCACACGCGCTATTTTGAATTTGCCTCGATAGAAATCTTGTCGCGTATGGCCCCGGAAAAAAATTATTCCTGCATAAACCGGGGCACATTTCTAACGCTGAATTTGTAGGAATACGTTTCTTTACATCGTTAATCTACACAACTTAATTTTGTTAGGCGAATGCtcacttttttcagaattacAAGATAACACTTATGGGGCCAGTGCAAGACTCTTGCATGCTATGTGTCCTGATATCAACGAAATAAACAGGAAGTAAATGAACGTAACAAAGATTATTTGGTGTGATACACAGTCTTTGTCGAAAATAACTATTTGGGCTATGCTTCGCGGCTCGTTATGCCTCACCAGCGTGCCAAATCTTCCGAAGGTCACAGGAAGGTCACACCACTCCGAAACTTAGGACATGCAAGAGCGAAAGAAGCCCACCACATGGCTTGGAAGCCAACTCCTGGTCCTATACACTTTTGACACAGGCTGTACAGGTGTCTCAAAAGTAAAACTGAGCACGGGTCAGTGGTAAAATTAAGCTGCTCAGTCAAGGCTGCTAATAAGGCGAAAATCAAAAACATGCCACTGGTCGGTCGGATGTACCACATGCACCCGCTTTGTAGGCATACGCATATATGAGCTTGTAGAGCGCGCTACGAAGAAAAATTTCTTCCATTCGCGGGCTCCGTTTTACTTTTGGGAAACTCTGCATGTGGTTAGTTTTCTCTAGAAACCTGAAGCCTCCAAATAGTGAAAAGAAGTCGAATGCTAAACTATGACTCCCCGCTTAAGAATAATGACTGCCTTAAAGAAGTGACGAAGCAACGCGAACTAATCCGAGGCATGGTCTTTTTCCACTCCAATATGCATTGTAAAGTGAACCTGATTTCGTCTTCTTGGATCTCCATCTGAGCTAAACTCTTAAGGATGTAGGTGGAATGCGGGAGAAGGGTCTCTTCCTTAACCAAACGTAATTCTAATTATGTTTACTTGATAGCTATGAAGTTCtagtttttgtttattattttttaagaCGGCTTTTGTTAGGAACCATGGTTTTTGGGACATCACATTCATGTGAAGCAGTCGCCGCCGACTATTTCATATTTCAATGACGTGGCGTTCTTTTTTCTAGTTTCATTTTCGACCGAATTAACGTCGTGCCATCTACTTAAATTGCCAATGATCTCCTGCTTGAGGTTTCGTCTTTTTTCACGAAGGTAGAAATCATTGCCCGACAAAAGAAGAGGTTTCCCACTGCGCTGATACAGCGCTATGTTGTATTTGCAATCAAACTTGCGAGAATATTTAGACACTGGACAAAGAAGTCTTCGCTCCATGGTTACTTCGTGGAAATAATAGGCATAAAGTTTAACTTGAGAGACATGAAACATGCGTTTTCGTTGTGAGGTGTGAGAGGTGAACATCATTTCTATGACAGGCTAGTATCTTGTAAAATCTGGAATGCACACAGATAGATTGTGCTGCAGATTTTTTTGTGGCCTAAGATTAACCTGTCACTCATGTTTCCACAAATCAGGGCTTTAGTGTTGTCGGCTAAATGCGCCGTTGGGCTGGAAATACGATGACAATGCATGATCAGCTGTGTTGGGATCTACGGCGTACCGGTGCCAGCGGATCGCCAGTACAGATCGTGCGGCAGCAAGACACGCGGTCGTCGGTACAGCGGGGGGCGTGATCGCTGTCGACCTTAATTACAAGCGAGGCGCATCCACGCTCCGAGCTCGCCGACAAGCGGCAGCGCAACTTGGCAGGGTCATGCGCTCGACACGCGGGGACCGGCTGCAGATCGTGTCATCGTTGGCGACGCGTGAAGAGCTTTTCGTGGTTGCCGTGAGCCAGCAGTGCGTGGCCAATGCGAAAAAACGAAACACCGCGCTTGGTGCCAGCGCTCAAAACGTCTCAAAACGTGCGGGAACTTGGAATGATTCTCGGCGGGGCCCTGCAACGACTACGAAGAACAAACTGGGAGGTCGGGCGTTTGTAACGAGGGAATGTATGAGACTTTAATGATGTAACACGCACTGGGCTTCAAGGTAACACTGCGGCATGCCTAGTAAAAGAATAGAAACAAAGGGGGAGGAACAAGAGAAGAAAGGGGGGAGTGAGTCAGCCAATGGAAGCAGCACGGAAGCCTTATGAATGAACGCCAACAGGGATGGTTTTGTGTGCGTTTCTGAAAAACGGCCGAGGTATAAAAGCCGCCGCACTTAACCGTTCGCAGTCGAGCACCTTTCCAGCTTTGGCTCCTCTAGCCAAGGTTTACTGAGAACATGAGGCTTTGGGTAAGTTGTGCCTTCCGTCCTTACATTTGCGTCCCGCCTTTCAGAGTGCCCTTCTAAATCCTCAGCACTTGACCATGTGGGGGATTTGGATAACGCTCCTGAATGGTTTTTAGGGCGCTCATTTTAAAGACCCTTTACCTTGAAGGGAAGTTACTGGTTTGTGCAATCAAGCAATTGTAGCAAATTACTTCTATCGCCGGTTCAAAAATAGTAACTGAGTACAGTCTTGTCAAGTGCGGAAAAATATCTTGCGCCTGCTCAAATGCGAAGTTTTATTACACAGATATGGAAGCGTTGTATAGCCGAAGGGGCCTTTTTGTGCAGTGAGAGAGAATTGTAAAGTTTTAGATATACTAGCCTGTAAGTTCCTAATGTGCTGATTTTTCAGAAACAAACGGAGGAAATTACTAGTGCAATTTTAGTGGAGCCCTGAAACAAATTGCCGCGGGCATAAAACTTGGAAACAGAAGAAGGAAGGAGCAATAACTTGCGACTAATGAGGGAGAGAAGCTTGAGATGTATATGTTCATTTTGCCTCTAGCAGGATGTCCTTCTAGTTTGTGCGAATACACTACAACCATCGAGCAGCTCTTTTCCCAACGGATTGGGGTGCGAACAGTATGGGTAACAGAAAACAGCAAGGATTAATTTTGGCCTAAACTTCTTGAACTTATCGGAATCATTACATAGGTGGCGTGAAAAGTACTCGGCTCGCTTACAGTCAGCAAACAAGTGCCATCTGTGCGGTCACTGTTCATTCTTGCGTATTTTTGCCGGCTTGTGCAGGTTGCCACCTCGGTCGCGTTAGCAGCGGCGACCATTGCTCTGGCCTCTCCCTTCGGTGGAGGAGGCGGCTGGAAGATGACGGGAGGCGGCGGCGGTGGAGGAGGGGGCTGGAAGATGATGGGAGGCGGTGGCGGCTTCAAGGGTGGCATGGGAGGCGGGGGTGGCATGGGTGGAATGAAGAACAAGTTTCGTACCGGCAGCGTGTACCTTATCAAGGAGCTTCATCCGATCGGCGGCCAAGGCAAGGGTGGATTCATGATGATGGGAGGTGGTGGCGGCGGCTGGAAACCCATGATggggggcggcggcggcggctggaaGCCCATGGGTGGAGGAGGAGGCTGGAAGATGGGAGGAGGAGGTAATGGCGGGTGGATGGgaggtggcggcggcggtggcgctcCTGGCTGGATGCGTATGGCGACAGTAGTACTGAACCacggcggtggcagcggcggtggcggatgGAAAATGGGAGGAGGCAGCGGAGGTGGAGGCTGGAAAAtgggcggcggcagcggtggatGGAAGAtgggcggcggtggcggcagcggcggaggAGGCTGGAAGAtgggcggcggcagcggtggatGGAAGAtgggcggtggcggcggcggaggtTGGAAGATGGGAGGAggtggcggcggcagtggcggcaaggctGGCACCACGTACATTATCATCAAgaagggcagcagcagcagcggtggaaAATCTGGCGGCGGCGGGGTGGGAGGCCACCTCAGCAGCCTCACTAGTCTCTTCAgcggccacggcggcggcggcggtggtggcggccacggcggcggcagcagcggaggaggaggcggcggcggctggTGGATGTGAGTGCTGGACGTTTGCACGCGAGCCACCCGATCCCGTGACCTAGCGTTTTGCACTCGGTCGGCCCGCCCCTTCGTGTGGATGAACTTTTGTGACCTGTGCAATATGAGCTGGTTCTCGAGGCACACGTTCCTGTGTGTTTGCGTACGAAGAAATTGTGACCATATTGCGTGCTCTGGACTCCCTTATGCATTTCAAGTTCGTAGATCGATTCATTTGAGCTCCTTCTTTTGCCGATGTTTTGAAGTCCAAATACATTGTGATTCTTCGCAACTTTTGTGTCCTCTGTTTTTGATTCCACTTTTTTTCCCTAGGGTTTCTGCTTCCACTAAGACTGCCGAAGGGGGCTACGGATCAAGGGTAGCAGAAACATGATTTTAGAAAGCATAGTAGCTAGCAGCGGGACACAAATGAGAACATTCATTTACAAGAGAAACTGCACGAAATCATTAGTTATGCTTCTGCGAGATCGACCCTCAGATCGATTTCTTTCCCGATGCTCTTCTCGGTAATCGTGCAGCGCAAAGCAATCATTTGATACT comes from the Amblyomma americanum isolate KBUSLIRL-KWMA chromosome 1, ASM5285725v1, whole genome shotgun sequence genome and includes:
- the LOC144094831 gene encoding uncharacterized protein LOC144094831, translating into MRLWVATSVALAAATIALASPFGGGGGGGGWKMMGGGGGFKGGMGGGGGMGGMKNKFRTGSVYLIKELHPIGGQGKGGFMMMGGGGGGWKPMMGGGGGGWKPMGGGGGWKMGGGGNGGWMGGGGGGGAPGWMRMATVVLNHGGGSGGGGWKMGGGSGGGGWKMGGGSGGWKMGGGGGSGGGGWKMGGGSGGWKMGGGGGGGWKMGGGGGGSGGKAGTTYIIIKKGSSSSGGKSGGGGVGGHLSSLTSLFSGHGGGGGGGGHGGGSSGGGGGGGWWM